The Gossypium arboreum isolate Shixiya-1 chromosome 6, ASM2569848v2, whole genome shotgun sequence DNA window agtccaagagacaaaatggcgtggtatTCGCCattgggaagtgatgatctagcagaagatagtcccacaaaagcgattattagctagagtcaggttctcccaaatcttaagtctaaattcttggagttggtggtcgtaggcgtcctcttccactataactggcttattctacTTGAGAAAAATcacttaaaagccaaggattggaCCCAAGGCGgatcgagacaaccggaggctggaatctcgccacataaAAAACTCTCTCTTTTCCCAAATTCTATTTACTTTTATATTCTCCATTTTAATTttcgcaatttatttaatttcgcaatttcaattcgactttcaattttatttttattttatttttctagatcaaaacttttaattttgttctttttatttttttcaggaacgtaggttttcttgggcacgattctgcccaggatttcgagaaacaagaATTCGTGCagtccggtccctgaggattcgaccctacttcccctttctgttatttttcattattttgtaggaaatatgatatttttggtgctcttaacGACTATATCACACATTTCTCAATTGATTCAAAAACCATTAATAATCATTCATATGGTCTCTAATACGAGCCCTCAAGGCCTAAAATAACCATTAAAATTAGTTGGGGGCTATACCGGGTACTCAAGAAATTTTctgaaaaacatataaatttttcaaagaaacaggagacacacgctcgtgtggccaggccgtttgagacacacggccaaatAACATGCtagtgtcctaggccgtgtggccgTTTGAAATGAGGCACACggttgtgtcccagcccgtgtccttacccgtgtaactctctgacttgagtcacacggccagcaacatgcccgtgtgctaaacCTTGtggataatttaatttttttgaaaattaggtgCAGGAGACATATGGCCAAACCACACACCCATGCGTATGGTTGTGTATCACACatgattgagacacacgcccatgtctctgcccatgtggacaaaaaataggccatttcaggccacttttctcaccctagTTGGTCTTTCACCTACAACATCACCCAAGCACATTCACAAGCAAATTCATAACTCTCAACTCAATACTAATACCAAATTTTATGCATGATATGTCATGACATTTATTCAACATTCAACTTACTCATTTTATCACATATTTGCTTAAATATTCTAAACCTAATGTACCATTTCAATAAGTTTAAGTACACACACCTACCAAGCAATTACCAAGATAATCAATTTATTTAATCCAACATTCCTTTTAATATAGCATCAAACTTCAAACATGTATTTACAACTATTAAGACTTACTAAAAGAATCATGTCATCTAAGCTTAATACAAAAAAGAGActacatttaatttgcattctaaGTACATGCCAAAATACCAAAAGAATACGTCACCAACATTGAATATGAGATTCCTCTAGGACGCCGAGTCCAATCTACTATTTATCTAACCTGCAACATATAAATCAACTTATCATTTATTAGCTGAAGTTCTAACATAGTCAAGTACAATTtcaattttctcaaaaattcaaGTACTTTATTGTAGATCAGTTAACAATGCGGCACCTAGTGCCTAGAGGTAAACCACAGAAAAGGTTGTGCCCATCGCTAGTCGGATTAACCGACACCAATAAATGTGAGCCCAGCTCTAGTTGGATAGACCAACAATATTTGTATCCAGTGCTGATCGGATTAACtgatgataattattatgagCCCAGCTCTAGTAGGATAAACCAACAGTGTTTGCGCCCAGTGCTAGTCGAATTAACCGACGGTTGTGTGCCCAGCACTAGTCAGACAAGCTGACAAAGATTGAGCCCAGCGCTAGTCGAACATTTTGACAATTATACAATTGTTTACTTCCATAAATTCCTCATTTATTTTTTCCTTACCTTAATTCaataatatgtatacattttgtATCATAAACAAATTTACCAATACTCaatttaaatagtaattagaagTAAAAATTAAGTTCGAGTCAACGAACTTACCAAAATACGATGGATATCTACTCAGTGGTCTTTTCCTTTCCTAGGTTGATACTCGCTCTATTCTTCTCATGATCTATTTTTAACAATTTAACTCAATTAATACCATTCTTGTTTCTACTAATATTAATCAAATTTATATTATAACATTCTACTCGTTTCTAGTTATTGTTAAACAATTTCATATCACAACATACTTTATATACATAATGGACTTAGCAAATAAGTCCTAAATTTTCCGGCATAAGAATAGTCTACTAAAATAGTCCCTATATCTCACAAAATTTACAATTCAAGCTTTATTTTGACTTAacaacattttagtccctaaaaattATTATCAATAAAATCACCACTCAATATAACCAATTTAGTCTACAAAATTTATACTCAAATcatcatatcaaaaacatttaatattcaacaaaataacatcaaacccCATGGCAACTCTCAAAAGTTCCATTCATTCTCTAAATTTTAACATGAGTAAACTAATTCATCGCATTATTTCTTCAAAAACATGAATTTCatgtaaaaataatcaaattttacTCATGCAATTTCTCCATGGCCGAATGGCTCCCCGgccctttttttcttcttctataTTTCGGCATCTAAGGAAGAAAATGATTTTCTCTCCGCCCATATCTCCTTTTCACCAACTATATCTcttatttcttattattattattctatttttcttaactttatttctttccttatatattaTATTCATAATATACTAATAAAGTAGATTGAAACCATCCActaatttatatgtatattcaatgtGGTTTATTTATTTAGTAATTCCTTTAACTAGttctatatataaaaaaattagtagaagttccaattttgtttcttatttaatttaatctcttTTATACAAATTTCTAATTGACATTTAATTCACTCTTATAGTAAGTCCTAAAATATATTAACGATATTTTTTAGCATAGTTCACTGAAGCGGAATCCTCGAAATATGTTTTTCAACACCTCTCACTTTCAGGTCGTTACAGTCAAgtctcattattaatattttaatttattttacccctTTTCTAATTAGGTCCTAACTCAATTAAAACACATTGTTTTCAAATTAAACCTAGTAATCAAGTTTcgttttagattaattaatataataatacatgattatatcattttaatactttaattaatTACTTATGACCCTAATTTCGGTACCCGTTTCAAACCCTCAGTTTATTTACAACACACAAAGATAACATTATAAATCGAGGCGTGACCACTTTTGATTTTCACAAATCTGATTTTTCTAACCAGATTTTTAGGATGTGACACATACAAACAATGGTGGAGCCACATATATGATTTTGGGTATTAACGATTAAATGTTCAAATTAGGTCCAATCTTTTAGGGGTTACTCacataaatgttaaaattttcaaaatgtcgTATAAGGGCTTAACTTTTACTATAGTGTTCAAATGAAAGATAAACCTTTTAAAAGAGTTTAAATAAGggccaaatatttttaaaatgctCAAATAAGGGCTTCTTAAACGTCATATATCaagttataaattatattattattattatttttcttttcaaaaatatCTAATTTAATTATTATGTGTTTTGTACTAACATGTCAATATtcacttgatttttattataaattagacTGAAATGCATGAAAATCTATTATTTGAactgaaaatttttcatgttttcttGAATATCATGAAATTAattgtatttaaaattaattatgataTATAAGGTGAAAAAATCATTCGATAAATTCAATattgtttgataaattaaaaattaattaatataattcttaaaattaaataaaatatgattaaattatttaaaaatattttttaaaagtttataaattttattacctTCGTAAAGTTTTATAAACCATTACAACTACGCTGTTCatttcatctatttatagggaaaaCCCAGTACAACAGGAGACATGAAGTGAGATGCTAAGCTAAGCTCATCCCTCACAAGTCACAATCCCAACCACCATTATTGGGCAACATAAAAGTAAAGGGGACAAAATCATTATTTAAACATTGACAAGGCCATCACGGGGTGCAATCATGTAATGCTTGTGAGCTTTATCATCATCATCTATCCACTTTTCTTGTCTGCTTTGGTCTTTGGAAGGGTTCCAAAAACTCTGTCCCACAATGTTGTAGTTATGCCAAAGCCCTTGTTTTGAATCCTAAAGTGATGGTTCAAGTGATATTTCTGCAATCAAACCAAGCATCTATTTGTTTAGCCTCTTATAAAATCTGTTTTTGGGTATCTGATTTTAATTTCTATGTGAAAATCAAACATTAACTAATGAATATTTTACGCATGCACTTTAGTGAAAAAATATTTAGGTACGTACTtgagattaaaagaaaattttgcgtatcaaattaaacatttaaattaaacttaaatgcttaattgggataaagaaaaaattaagtatcaatttaaatattaaagtcaaactcaaataccaaattgaatattaaaactaaatttgagtaccaaataatatattaatacctTTTGATCCTTTCACTATACTCAAATTTGGGATTTAATCCTATTCCCTTTACTTTTATTTAGTTAGTTCAAATGgctaaaattattatatattctAACTAAAATGCTAATGTAGATTTCTTAAAACGCGCTTTCCAgcacaaaaataatttgaaaggagaatttttaagaaaaaaattacatTAACATTTTAGTCGAATAATCAACAATACTAACTATTTGAATTAAATAATATcattataaacatagaaaattaaattatgtcaaataaaaattaaacctcaaatttaagtgaaaaaaaccataacaaaaatttaattgaatttttatagaTAATGATTGAGGAAGGATAAATTAGCAATTCAAAAGGAGTCTCATACCTTAAGTTTTTTGATAGATTGTTTGGTAGGCTGGCCATGGTGCACATAGTAATGTATCATATCATATATCACATATCCAATCAGTCCACCTCCAAATAATGCAGGTCTTGTGGAGACAGTGAATAAAATCCCATACAAGTTCCAAAACTGGGACAAACATATTAAGTCtcatcaaaatttgaaatttcatccatatattttaaagttttaaaaatgaAGTATTCttacttttatgatttaataATCACAATCCTACTATTAGCATTATTTGTATTTACTATCAATTTACCAATTTGACACATTAATTAAGTTGTCTTAATAGAACATGACAGGAGCATAGCTAAAGGAGCTGGCAAACTCCCgcccccctaaaatgaaaaattttttatttaatcttttaaaaattctaaaattatatattattaaaatggtaaaattttaatttaatttcgatttttagaaaaacttttaacTTCACCTTTGAAACGTAATATATGactgataaaaataaatatagtGATAAATTTTAACGAAAATGATAATTCAACTAATATTTAAACCTAAAAGTCTCAATCATTACAACTTAAATTATCTTTTGaaactttaaatttctttttttctctttgacCCTTAAAAAGTTGGTCACTATTTTGGGCCACGGATTCCCTTTTATTAGCTGGAAATATAAATTTCACCgtcaaattttttattatataatttttataactacTTGACACGTGAAGAAATAACTAATATTTTATCAAACTTTACTTATCCCGATGTTTTCAACGTCAAAATAAACATGGGACCAACTTgtttttaaatttcattatttttaaattatatttgttggtaaaatatatttataaaaaatttaattttagttgaaattattaagttaaaagtttgaatttcattgcaattttattttattgaaaaatataaaagataaaaatatattcatattaatatttattattttacatatataaaaagaaatattttgtAATGTTTTTGAAACTATACAGTGATCGAATTGGTTAGACAATTGATTTTCAATCTAATCAATTCAAAAGATTTtagctaaataaattattaaaaattaaataaaattaaaaaaatatactaaaaactagtttaactaatttttttttaactcgACTCAACCAATTCAAGAATCAACCGAATTTATACCTCTTATTAAATCGGTACCCCCACTTGTCCAATTTAGTGTAGACAATATtaacattttaataaattattaacagaGATGGTGTCTAGTTGactcgtgacaccaactcaattaaaagttttttttaaaattttaaattactaaTTATAGAGGTGAGAGCCCTAAACACCATGCAATGTATGTAGGGATGATTCGGTTGGATTTTTAGAATTTCTGAATTCACTCGGTTCCATTTtcgatttttttatattaatttttggttttaaattttcagacttattttacaaaattaactttatattattacttttaaatattattagacaaaatttcaaagattttttcataaatatttctaaaattaataatttttcttaatCAACCCATATatgaaaaggaaaacaaaaattaaagtaatgcatatatatatatacataccattaTAGCTAGTATAGCAGCTTCTGCAGGTGGAATCACAAGCCTTAGCCCATCCATAGGGTGCTTATGGTGGCAGCCATGGATTAGATAGTGAAAAGTGTTCGCCCTTCACCAATGTTGTCAATGAATTACTACACCCTCCCATAAAATATGTATGCATGTGTATGTGCTTTATAAGTAAGTccaagaggaaaaaaaaaaagacactAACCAGTAACTCTTTGTTTCAATGTGGAAAAGGAATCGGTGGAAACAGTATTCCAAGAATGTCCAAATGAAACTTCCAACAACAGACATTAAAACAACTAGGGGAAGTGTATGACCCATTGTGTAAGAGATTGAGATGAACCACATTGCAACCGGCACCCATATCAATGGTACTACCCACCACACTGTCCGAGTGAGGATCTGTTTCAACCACAATTCACAAACTATGACTAAACTCGGAAATAACCAAAATAAACCCAGCTAAATTTGGGTAATGcaatcatcaagtattttaaaggGTGAAAATACTATGGAGGCTCTTATCAAATtacattttgtattttttattgaaaaatattaaataaattaatttttatacattaaattaaagaatgaattaattttttttaaatcggtGTATCTGGCTTGCATGTCTAAAAAAGAACTAGTTTACTCTTAACTTGCTTAGAGAgaggaaaaaagaagaagcaacTTTACTCCTATTACAAGATAATCTACTGTATTTCAAAGGGGAAAGATTGGTAAAAACACCTCCATCAAATCACTCTTGAAAAAGCGAGGACTTTCATCTGTCACAATAGGTGTATGAACCCATTCCTGGTAAGCTTCTCCAAGGTGACCAACCTGCCATTACCAGTTTATAATCAACATGTGAAGATGTTATTAGCTTATGTTTCCTTTGTCATCATGTTTGTACCAAAATATGAGAAAAGCAAAACCGaaagttgtaaaaaaaaaaaaaaaaaacctggaagACAAGGGGTTTGTTCAGATCAACAGTGAATTCCTTTCCAGCCATATCTTTGAAACTGTCAACAAACACATTAAATCCCATGATtcagtaaaaaaagaaaaaagaaagttaCCCAGAACTTGAAATAGATGAAAGAGACATGAAAAAGCAGTACCAACCCTAGAGACTTATGGGTTGGATCAAGAGACAAACCCAGGAAACTTTTTCTGGGAAAACAGGGTACTGAAAGGAACTGTTAACTGAAGTGAAGAGAAAGGAGGGAGAGATGAAAGGGCAATATTTATAAGAGGGAATCTCTGCCATACTGATAACTCTTATGTAACGTATTGTTAAGTAGTAGGTAAGTAAAGTTCCAATGAGCTTCTAATGCTCCTGCaattaaaatttctttcttaTGGAAATAAGGGTTCTTTTTTTCTCTGATATTTCTATCGGAAGCTGTAATTTTTTCAATAAAACAcatggaaaattaaaatttatctacTCATAATATATTTTAGCACACTTAAATTCACGTTATTTTGTGTTGACAATAATATCTATACAGATTGAGTCTtaacaataaaaaaattcaaactatAGTTAAAGTTCGAGTTAGGCCATGTttgataaactaaaaattatgtGATGAAAGAAATAAGTACagaaaaatacaattttaaatttaagttataaaatttatttagtatattattaattatattatttgataaaacataatataatctttaatgaaataaagtaaaattaaatttattcttTATTAAGTGATAAATAAATCCTCTCTACTTATCATTTTCTACACTATTTAACAGAGGTGAAGGCAAAAACTTTTGTTAGggctaaaattaaattgtaatttttacgatagtaaaaatataatttcaccatttgaatatcttatatatttataattttaaacaattaaattaaaattttatcatttttaagggtcaaagtacaattttatttttattaatttaaattttaaaaattttaaagagtttaaatagaaaattttctattttagggtcCAGTCCTGCCACCCCATATTCGCCCCTGCTATTTAAAGAAAAATTCTATCTAGTAGTTTCCAATTGTGAGTTTTCAGTTGATTGAATTTTTCAACATTTTATATTACAATATTGATTTAAACTCTTTTTCTGGTTACTAATGGAATGAAaaatacttaattattaaatggTAATTTGTTTTATGGAAAAATATTTGTACTGCTTGCCATTGAGGTTTTAGACTCCACAAGTAAGGttaaaaaatgttaaaagaataaatatttaaaaaaagaaagacgTGTGATAATATCTTAAAATTACTTGTGAAAAAAAAGTTACATTGTCAGtatattaaatactaaaattcatTTTATAATGTTAGAAAACTAGTAAAATAGTAACTCAGAATAGAGCAATATTTAGTTCCTAAAGTTAGCAACTTTTTGCAATTTTGCAATTTGAtccttaaattattttattaatatttcttATGTATAAGTATCTCAAGTTTGatgtaatataaataattaatataatacattt harbors:
- the LOC108454494 gene encoding dihydroceramide fatty acyl 2-hydroxylase FAH1-like — its product is MAGKEFTVDLNKPLVFQVGHLGEAYQEWVHTPIVTDESPRFFKSDLMEILTRTVWWVVPLIWVPVAMWFISISYTMGHTLPLVVLMSVVGSFIWTFLEYCFHRFLFHIETKSYWANTFHYLIHGCHHKHPMDGLRLVIPPAEAAILAIMFWNLYGILFTVSTRPALFGGGLIGYVIYDMIHYYVHHGQPTKQSIKKLKKYHLNHHFRIQNKGFGITTTLWDRVFGTLPKTKADKKSG